One genomic region from Cetobacterium sp. 8H encodes:
- the atpF gene encoding F0F1 ATP synthase subunit B — protein sequence MAPTNMPAVSIDINMFWQIINFFILVFIFNKYFKAPLLRLMDSRKEKIAAEFSEAQKNKEEAALKNKEAQQILKQAKDEATKIVQLAEKKADERKENIISEASIQRDKMLKSAELEIQKMMHAAKKELEVEMNGLAVKLAEKIIKENLDSNLEAALADKFIDEVGGVK from the coding sequence TTGGCACCAACAAATATGCCTGCAGTATCGATTGATATTAACATGTTTTGGCAAATAATTAACTTCTTCATTTTAGTTTTTATATTTAATAAATACTTCAAGGCTCCATTACTAAGATTGATGGATTCTAGAAAAGAGAAGATAGCTGCAGAATTCTCGGAAGCTCAAAAAAATAAAGAGGAAGCGGCTTTAAAAAATAAAGAAGCTCAACAAATATTAAAACAAGCTAAAGATGAAGCTACTAAAATAGTTCAATTAGCTGAGAAAAAAGCCGATGAAAGAAAAGAAAATATAATTTCAGAAGCAAGTATTCAAAGAGATAAAATGCTTAAATCAGCTGAATTAGAAATTCAGAAAATGATGCATGCAGCTAAGAAAGAGCTAGAAGTTGAGATGAACGGATTAGCAGTTAAATTAGCTGAGAAAATTATAAAAGAGAATTTAGACTCTAACTTAGAAGCTGCCCTGGCTGATAAATTTATAGATGAGGTAGGGGGAGTAAAATGA
- the atpE gene encoding ATP synthase F0 subunit C, translating to MDLMLAKTIVLAASAIGAGCGMIAGIGPGVGQGYAAGKAVEAVARQPEAKGDIISTMVLGQAVSESTGIYSLVIALILLYANPFVGMLG from the coding sequence ATGGATTTAATGTTAGCAAAAACAATAGTATTAGCAGCATCAGCAATAGGAGCAGGATGTGGAATGATCGCTGGTATAGGACCAGGAGTAGGACAAGGATATGCAGCTGGTAAAGCAGTTGAGGCAGTAGCTAGACAACCAGAAGCAAAAGGAGATATCATTTCAACAATGGTACTAGGACAAGCAGTATCTGAGTCAACAGGTATCTACTCACTAGTAATCGCACTTATCTTATTATACGCTAACCCATTTGTAGGAATGTTAGGATAA
- the atpB gene encoding F0F1 ATP synthase subunit A: MRIGPIQFITPPLVEGPAIMFYVPLPHFLHQIPFAMEYTDGKFGLPVTITVISTWFVILVLTLLFKMGTKKLEMIPGRAQVVAESVYDFLHGIIHQMLGGWTATYFTYLSSLFVFILGCNLLMFAPIPWGGFEDGVFTIAPAFRAPTADLNTTVALAMLTTLTFLGTSIKLNGILGYFKGLLEPMPFMLPINLVGELAKPTNISIRLFGNMFAGMVIMGLIYKAAPMVIPAPLHLYFDIFSGVVQSFVFLMLSMVYIQGSLGDAEYPNEK; encoded by the coding sequence ATGAGAATAGGGCCAATACAATTTATAACACCCCCATTAGTAGAAGGACCTGCAATTATGTTTTATGTACCATTACCTCATTTTCTTCATCAAATTCCATTCGCAATGGAATATACAGATGGAAAATTTGGATTACCAGTTACAATAACTGTAATAAGTACATGGTTTGTAATACTTGTACTAACTCTATTATTTAAAATGGGAACAAAAAAATTAGAGATGATTCCAGGAAGAGCGCAAGTTGTTGCTGAGTCAGTTTATGATTTTTTACATGGAATAATTCATCAGATGTTAGGAGGATGGACAGCAACATACTTTACATACTTATCATCTTTATTTGTATTTATTTTAGGATGTAACTTACTTATGTTTGCACCAATTCCATGGGGCGGATTCGAAGACGGAGTATTTACTATAGCACCAGCTTTTAGAGCACCGACTGCGGATCTTAATACAACGGTTGCGTTAGCAATGTTAACTACATTAACGTTTTTAGGAACAAGCATCAAATTAAATGGTATACTAGGATATTTCAAAGGACTTTTAGAACCAATGCCTTTTATGCTACCTATTAACTTAGTTGGAGAGTTAGCAAAACCAACAAATATTTCTATACGTTTGTTTGGAAATATGTTTGCGGGAATGGTAATAATGGGGCTTATTTATAAAGCAGCACCAATGGTTATACCAGCACCGTTACACTTATATTTTGACATATTTAGTGGAGTAGTACAAAGTTTTGTATTCTTAATGCTAAGTATGGTATATATTCAAGGTTCATTAGGGGATGCTGAGTATCCCAATGAAAAATAG
- a CDS encoding ATP synthase subunit I, translating into MDELKKIIRRGIITSIIILIYGVLSLNKYVYIGMFLGSVFSVVGFYMICLDAKASLASNSPFKVGVVGYLKRYLLYGIFLAIVTKYYGFPMLVSGVIGLLSIKINILAMTLFNNIKKFKSKHLK; encoded by the coding sequence ATGGATGAATTAAAAAAAATAATAAGGCGTGGAATAATAACATCGATAATAATTTTGATTTATGGAGTATTGTCTTTAAATAAGTATGTCTATATTGGAATGTTCTTGGGTTCTGTTTTTTCGGTAGTTGGATTTTATATGATTTGTCTTGATGCAAAAGCAAGTCTAGCATCGAATTCTCCGTTTAAAGTCGGAGTAGTAGGTTATTTAAAAAGATACTTATTGTATGGAATATTTTTAGCGATAGTTACAAAATATTACGGTTTTCCAATGTTAGTTAGTGGAGTTATAGGTTTATTAAGTATAAAAATTAATATACTTGCAATGACTCTATTTAACAATATAAAAAAGTTTAAATCTAAGCATTTAAAATAA
- a CDS encoding AtpZ/AtpI family protein, with product MIFFNKDFMHYFSLLGFLGFVIVGNIGIFIFLYKLIEKYFFKSTPLFVLFTVIGVFSGFYNAYNLIMKK from the coding sequence ATGATATTTTTTAATAAAGATTTTATGCACTATTTTTCACTACTAGGCTTTCTTGGGTTTGTAATAGTTGGAAATATAGGAATATTTATATTTTTATATAAACTTATAGAAAAATACTTTTTTAAAAGCACACCATTATTCGTATTATTTACAGTCATAGGGGTTTTTAGTGGCTTTTATAATGCCTATAATTTAATAATGAAAAAATAG